From a region of the Candidatus Hydrogenedentota bacterium genome:
- a CDS encoding TlyA family RNA methyltransferase produces MVKERLDILVQQQAGVSRSKAQGLIQTGQVFDASGNKLDKPGLRVDSEFALEIREQARFVSRGGDKLAAAFENFPFVVAGHVCIDVGASTGGFTDCCLQQGATKVYAVDVGYGQLAWDLRQDPRVVVMERCNVRNLTRDMLDEAPTRFVADCSFISLKIVLPPLMPVLGEAPEGIVLIKPQFEAGKGQIGKGGVVRDEDVRQQTVDDVCAVARGLGFQSIDVIPSPLTGPAGNKEFLAWLRDFAPAEPIPC; encoded by the coding sequence ATGGTCAAAGAGCGACTCGACATTCTGGTGCAACAGCAGGCGGGGGTATCCCGCTCCAAGGCGCAGGGACTGATTCAGACCGGGCAGGTCTTCGACGCCTCCGGCAACAAGCTGGACAAGCCCGGTCTTCGGGTGGACAGCGAATTCGCCCTCGAAATTCGCGAACAGGCCCGATTCGTGAGCCGGGGCGGCGACAAGCTGGCCGCCGCCTTCGAAAACTTCCCCTTTGTCGTGGCGGGGCATGTCTGTATCGACGTGGGCGCGTCCACGGGCGGCTTCACCGATTGCTGCCTCCAGCAGGGCGCGACCAAGGTCTATGCGGTCGATGTGGGCTATGGCCAACTCGCCTGGGACCTCCGCCAAGATCCCCGCGTGGTGGTGATGGAGCGCTGCAACGTGCGCAATCTCACGCGGGACATGCTCGACGAGGCCCCCACCCGCTTTGTTGCGGATTGCTCCTTCATCTCGCTGAAGATCGTGCTGCCGCCCCTCATGCCGGTGCTGGGCGAAGCGCCCGAAGGCATCGTGCTGATCAAGCCCCAGTTTGAAGCGGGCAAGGGCCAGATCGGCAAGGGCGGCGTGGTGCGCGATGAGGATGTGCGCCAGCAGACTGTGGACGATGTATGCGCCGTGGCCCGGGGACTGGGCTTTCAATCCATCGACGTGATCCCCTCGCCCCTCACCGGGCCCGCGGGCAACAAAGAATTTCTGGCCTGGCTGCGCGATTTTGCACCGGCGGAGCCGATTCCATGCTAG
- the recN gene encoding DNA repair protein RecN codes for MLATLRIQNYALIDTVEIDFQRGFNVLTGETGAGKSILIGALNLVLGARSTGDVLRAGSEKAQIDAIFLLRTPKKRLKALLKEHEIVLEGDELHLSRTISRDGRTKGYINGAMVPIAVLSDIGDELVDVHGQHDHQSLLRADRQLDLLDAFGGTEAAAQALRGQVETYRDIERRIEALESDDRDRTRQMEFLRFEVNEIDEAALEPGEDETLKARINLITNSETIFETAQRAYALLYEEDEIAVIDRLASVGRDLDELAAIDERFAPLAGQLAEVQAAVDNIAAELRVYTAEMEFDPQELNELNRRSTLIGALRRKYGATIADVLAYREKAWADLSGYENRDEQLLSLKRESTALLATITEAGGKLSAARQKAGKKLEKEVTASVQELGMKGARFEARIESVPLSLSGFDRATFQLAANQGESMKPLKQVASGGEMSRIMLAIKTVLAGADTIPTLIFDEVDAGVGGDVARKVAQKLQSIASSHQVLCVTHLAQIAAVGDVHFTVAKASGNGRTRTDVTAIEAESREKEIARLLDGSVSSVSLEHARALLSGKC; via the coding sequence ATGCTAGCCACCCTGCGCATACAGAATTACGCCCTGATTGACACCGTCGAGATCGACTTTCAACGGGGCTTCAATGTCCTGACCGGCGAAACCGGCGCAGGCAAGTCGATTCTCATCGGTGCGCTCAATCTGGTGCTTGGCGCTCGGTCCACGGGCGATGTGCTCCGCGCCGGTTCGGAAAAAGCCCAGATCGACGCCATCTTTCTGCTGCGCACGCCGAAAAAGCGCCTTAAGGCCCTGCTCAAAGAGCACGAGATTGTGCTGGAAGGCGACGAACTCCACCTCTCCCGAACCATCTCCCGCGATGGACGGACCAAAGGCTATATCAACGGGGCCATGGTGCCCATTGCGGTATTGTCCGACATCGGGGATGAGCTGGTGGACGTTCACGGCCAGCACGATCACCAGTCCCTGCTCCGCGCGGATCGCCAACTGGACCTCCTCGACGCTTTCGGCGGTACCGAGGCGGCTGCGCAGGCCCTTCGCGGGCAAGTCGAGACCTACCGCGATATCGAGCGTCGCATCGAGGCGCTGGAGAGCGATGATCGGGACCGTACCCGCCAGATGGAGTTTCTCCGCTTTGAAGTGAACGAGATCGACGAGGCGGCCCTGGAGCCCGGGGAAGATGAAACCCTGAAGGCCCGGATTAACCTCATTACCAATTCAGAAACGATCTTCGAGACCGCCCAACGGGCCTACGCCCTGCTTTACGAAGAAGACGAGATTGCCGTGATCGACCGCCTCGCTTCCGTCGGGCGCGATCTGGATGAACTGGCGGCGATTGACGAGCGCTTTGCTCCCCTGGCCGGTCAATTGGCCGAGGTGCAGGCGGCGGTGGACAATATCGCGGCCGAATTGCGGGTTTACACGGCCGAAATGGAGTTCGACCCCCAGGAACTGAACGAGTTGAACCGGCGCAGCACCCTTATCGGAGCCCTGCGCCGGAAGTATGGCGCCACGATCGCCGATGTGCTCGCCTATCGCGAGAAAGCCTGGGCGGATTTAAGCGGTTATGAGAATCGCGACGAGCAACTGCTCAGCCTGAAGCGCGAATCGACCGCCCTGCTGGCAACCATCACCGAGGCGGGCGGAAAACTCAGCGCCGCGCGGCAGAAAGCCGGCAAAAAACTGGAGAAGGAAGTCACGGCTTCGGTGCAGGAACTGGGGATGAAGGGGGCCCGCTTCGAAGCGCGCATCGAGAGCGTCCCTCTCAGTCTCTCCGGTTTCGACCGCGCCACCTTCCAGTTGGCGGCCAACCAGGGCGAATCCATGAAGCCCCTGAAGCAGGTGGCCTCGGGCGGCGAAATGTCCCGCATCATGCTGGCCATCAAGACGGTCCTGGCGGGTGCGGACACAATCCCCACGCTCATCTTCGATGAAGTGGACGCGGGCGTCGGCGGCGACGTGGCCCGCAAAGTGGCCCAGAAGCTCCAGTCCATCGCCTCGTCCCATCAGGTGCTGTGCGTGACCCACCTGGCCCAGATCGCGGCCGTGGGCGATGTGCACTTCACGGTGGCCAAGGCGAGCGGAAACGGGCGCACGCGCACCGACGTGACCGCTATCGAAGCCGAGTCGCGGGAAAAAGAAATTGCACGCTTGCTGGACGGTTCCGTGTCCAGCGTGAGCCTGGAACATGCTCGGGCCCTGTTGTCGGGAAAGTGTTGA